From the genome of Silurus meridionalis isolate SWU-2019-XX chromosome 20, ASM1480568v1, whole genome shotgun sequence, one region includes:
- the sh3glb1b gene encoding endophilin-B1b isoform X2, with product MEFSVRRLAADAGTFLSRAVQFTEEKLGQAEKTELDAHLENLLLKSESTKHWTERILKQTEVLLQPNPNMRMEEFLYEKLDRKIPTRVNNHELLGECMIDAGHELGPGTAYGSALIKCGEVEKQLGSSEREFLQSSAINFLTPFRNFIDGDYKTILKERKLLQVKRLDLDAAKTRLKKARVADARSVAEMELRIAQSEFDRQAEITRLLLEGISSTHAHHLRCLNDFVDAQAVYYAQCYQYMVSLQKQLGSFPTTFSSNNNQSAVSSAGISAPATLTTTLTPTPAVTPGQSSPSLNELRNSCGPRQARVLYDYDAACSSELSLLADEVITVSSKPGMDSDWLMGERGHQKGKVPITYLELLN from the exons ATGGAGTTCAGTGTGAGGAGACTGGCGGCGGACGCTGGAACTTTCCTCAGCCGTGCTGTTCAg TTTACGGAGGAGAAACTGGGCCAGGCGGAGAAAACCGAGTTAGACGCTCACCTGGAGAACCTTCTGCTCAAATCCGAGTCAACAAAACACTGGACAGAGAGAATCCTGAAGCAGACGGAGGTGTTACTGCAGCCCAATCCCA ACATGAGGATGGAGGAGTTTCTGTACGAGAAGCTGGACAGGAAAATCCCGACACGTGTCAACAACCACGAGCTGCTGGGGGAGTGCATGATTGACGCAGGCCACGAGCTCGGGCCCGGAACTGCATACG GTAGTGCTCTGATTAAATGTGGAGAGGTGGAGAAGCAGCTTGGCAGCTCTGAGCGAGAGTTCCTCCAGAGCTCAGCCATCAACTTCCTTACACCCTTCAGGAACTTCATCGATGGAGATTATAAAACCATCTTG AAGGAGCGTAAGCTGCTGCAGGTGAAACGCCTTGACTTGGATGCGGCAAAAACACGATTAAAGAAAGCTCGAGTAGCGGATGCTCGCTCTGTG gCAGAGATGGAGCTGAGGATTGCTCAGAGTGAGTTTGATCGGCAGGCAGAGATCACCAGGTTACTGCTGGAGGGAATCAGCAGCACTCAT gctcATCACCTGAGGTGTCTGAATGATTTTGTCGACGCTCAGGCTGTGTATTATGCTCAGTGTTATCAGTACATGGTCAGTCTACAAAAACAGCTTGGCAg TTTTCCTACAACTTTTTCCTCCAATAATAATCAGTCTGCTGTCTCATCCGCTGGAATTTCTGCCCCCGCAACCTTGACTACAACCTTGACCCCGACTCCCGCTGTGACCCCGGGTCAGAGTTCACCGAGCCTAAACGAGCTGCGTAATTCTTGCGGCCCAAGGCAAGCGCGCGTGCTCTATGACTACGACGCTGCATGCAGCAGCGAGCTCTCCCTACTGGCTGATGag GTGATCACAGTGAGCAGCAAGCCGGGgatggattctgattggctgatgggGGAGAGAGGACATCAGAAAGGCAAAGTTCCAATCACCTACCTGGAGCTTCTCAACTGa
- the sh3glb1b gene encoding endophilin-B1b isoform X1 — translation MEFSVRRLAADAGTFLSRAVQFTEEKLGQAEKTELDAHLENLLLKSESTKHWTERILKQTEVLLQPNPNMRMEEFLYEKLDRKIPTRVNNHELLGECMIDAGHELGPGTAYGSALIKCGEVEKQLGSSEREFLQSSAINFLTPFRNFIDGDYKTILKERKLLQVKRLDLDAAKTRLKKARVADARSVGFSSAPSSGEEYVFSYMISFLHVKWLKFWAQAIQQAEMELRIAQSEFDRQAEITRLLLEGISSTHAHHLRCLNDFVDAQAVYYAQCYQYMVSLQKQLGSFPTTFSSNNNQSAVSSAGISAPATLTTTLTPTPAVTPGQSSPSLNELRNSCGPRQARVLYDYDAACSSELSLLADEVITVSSKPGMDSDWLMGERGHQKGKVPITYLELLN, via the exons ATGGAGTTCAGTGTGAGGAGACTGGCGGCGGACGCTGGAACTTTCCTCAGCCGTGCTGTTCAg TTTACGGAGGAGAAACTGGGCCAGGCGGAGAAAACCGAGTTAGACGCTCACCTGGAGAACCTTCTGCTCAAATCCGAGTCAACAAAACACTGGACAGAGAGAATCCTGAAGCAGACGGAGGTGTTACTGCAGCCCAATCCCA ACATGAGGATGGAGGAGTTTCTGTACGAGAAGCTGGACAGGAAAATCCCGACACGTGTCAACAACCACGAGCTGCTGGGGGAGTGCATGATTGACGCAGGCCACGAGCTCGGGCCCGGAACTGCATACG GTAGTGCTCTGATTAAATGTGGAGAGGTGGAGAAGCAGCTTGGCAGCTCTGAGCGAGAGTTCCTCCAGAGCTCAGCCATCAACTTCCTTACACCCTTCAGGAACTTCATCGATGGAGATTATAAAACCATCTTG AAGGAGCGTAAGCTGCTGCAGGTGAAACGCCTTGACTTGGATGCGGCAAAAACACGATTAAAGAAAGCTCGAGTAGCGGATGCTCGCTCTGTG GGGTTTAGCTCCGCCCCCTCGTCAGGAGAGGAGTACGTGTTTTCTTACATGATCTCCTTCTTGCATGTCAAATGGCTGAAG TTCTGGGCTCAGGCCATCCAGCAG gCAGAGATGGAGCTGAGGATTGCTCAGAGTGAGTTTGATCGGCAGGCAGAGATCACCAGGTTACTGCTGGAGGGAATCAGCAGCACTCAT gctcATCACCTGAGGTGTCTGAATGATTTTGTCGACGCTCAGGCTGTGTATTATGCTCAGTGTTATCAGTACATGGTCAGTCTACAAAAACAGCTTGGCAg TTTTCCTACAACTTTTTCCTCCAATAATAATCAGTCTGCTGTCTCATCCGCTGGAATTTCTGCCCCCGCAACCTTGACTACAACCTTGACCCCGACTCCCGCTGTGACCCCGGGTCAGAGTTCACCGAGCCTAAACGAGCTGCGTAATTCTTGCGGCCCAAGGCAAGCGCGCGTGCTCTATGACTACGACGCTGCATGCAGCAGCGAGCTCTCCCTACTGGCTGATGag GTGATCACAGTGAGCAGCAAGCCGGGgatggattctgattggctgatgggGGAGAGAGGACATCAGAAAGGCAAAGTTCCAATCACCTACCTGGAGCTTCTCAACTGa